The following are encoded together in the Pseudodesulfovibrio indicus genome:
- a CDS encoding CmpA/NrtA family ABC transporter substrate-binding protein yields the protein MKRIACNKALCLLAALITVVTLCAGPAIGSDVPKLNMGYVFTTHHTPLMVAAVRGEAFKPNGVYLKTLVPKQKFTLMTGQDQPLAELTLLVSKSGSETITLFAMNQMDLALASSTAFMSGVDKGTKVKALCPMHVDGLGMVFPAGSTVTGYDDVAAAIRASKTPFKIGYHSPTSAPRVVFEGALHNAGFKITGDPNNAEADILMVDLKSTSNLIPALLSKQVDCWVGPAPHPSVAEFKGVGHLALDSRDLPPEGKWHDFPCCVMGTSEKLIAEHPEVIQAMTDLMTVSSKWCNENKIEAAGISAQWIGAPAEALAKSAIIYTTDPTENWLNGEEMFIQMLRSMNKLKGKLKDTDRPATEALLFDFTFVNKSLSH from the coding sequence ATGAAGAGGATTGCATGCAACAAGGCCTTGTGCCTGCTGGCGGCCTTGATCACGGTCGTCACCCTGTGCGCCGGACCGGCCATCGGTTCCGACGTGCCCAAGCTGAACATGGGCTACGTGTTCACCACCCACCACACCCCGCTCATGGTGGCGGCGGTCCGGGGCGAGGCGTTCAAGCCCAACGGGGTCTACCTGAAAACCCTGGTGCCCAAACAGAAATTCACGCTCATGACCGGCCAGGACCAGCCCCTGGCCGAGCTGACCCTGCTGGTCTCCAAGAGCGGTTCCGAGACCATCACCCTGTTCGCCATGAACCAGATGGACCTGGCCCTGGCGTCGAGCACCGCCTTCATGAGCGGCGTGGACAAGGGGACCAAGGTCAAGGCGCTCTGCCCCATGCACGTGGACGGCCTGGGCATGGTCTTCCCGGCGGGCAGCACGGTCACCGGCTATGACGACGTGGCCGCCGCCATCCGGGCGTCCAAGACCCCGTTCAAGATCGGCTACCACTCCCCGACCAGCGCCCCGCGCGTGGTCTTCGAGGGCGCGCTGCACAACGCGGGCTTCAAGATCACCGGCGACCCCAACAACGCCGAAGCCGACATCCTGATGGTCGACCTCAAGTCCACCTCCAACCTGATCCCGGCCCTGCTCAGCAAGCAGGTCGACTGCTGGGTCGGACCCGCCCCGCACCCGTCTGTGGCCGAATTCAAGGGCGTGGGCCACCTGGCCCTGGACTCCCGCGACCTGCCGCCCGAGGGCAAGTGGCACGACTTCCCCTGCTGCGTCATGGGCACCTCCGAAAAGCTCATCGCCGAACACCCCGAGGTGATCCAGGCCATGACCGACCTCATGACCGTCTCCTCCAAGTGGTGCAACGAAAACAAGATCGAGGCCGCCGGGATTTCGGCCCAGTGGATCGGCGCTCCCGCCGAGGCCCTGGCCAAGTCGGCCATCATCTACACCACCGACCCCACCGAGAACTGGCTGAACGGCGAAGAGATGTTCATCCAGATGCTCCGGAGCATGAACAAGCTCAAGGGCAAGCTCAAGGACACCGACCGCCCCGCCACCGAGGCGCTCCTGTTCGACTTCACTTTCGTCAACAAGAGCCTGAGCCACTAG
- a CDS encoding double-cubane-cluster-containing anaerobic reductase, with the protein MNIKHFVNFSELSIADLDAWKEDGGKVAGVYCIYAPTELIRAAGVAPVSLCGKKQDPIKDAEEDLPHSLCPLIKSSYGYAINGTCPFFSAADVLVAETTCDGKKKMYELMGRLKPLHLMHLPHTQTGPAALEYWMRGLRELEAFLTGVSGVLVTEEALHEEIVQQNAIRAELARVALLAADDRSPLTASDLLAVQESKSFSVYPEKYLAALRGLHRDLETHLAEPGPVARSGPRILLTGCPTGKGSDKLIRIVEELGARVVCMENCSGLKGLPLAVDEQGDPWEALARRYLQIPCSCMTPNPNRLDDLRAMAGTYRVDAVVDLTWLGCHTYNAESTLVQRFVECKLGLPFLHVGTDYSPSDTEQLRTRVEAFLELF; encoded by the coding sequence ATGAACATCAAACATTTCGTCAATTTCTCGGAGTTGAGCATTGCCGATCTGGACGCATGGAAGGAAGACGGCGGCAAGGTTGCCGGCGTGTACTGCATCTATGCGCCCACGGAGCTGATCCGGGCGGCCGGGGTGGCCCCGGTCAGCCTGTGCGGCAAGAAGCAGGACCCCATCAAGGACGCGGAGGAGGACCTGCCGCACAGCCTGTGTCCGCTCATCAAGTCGAGCTACGGCTATGCGATCAACGGCACCTGCCCGTTCTTCAGCGCGGCCGACGTGCTGGTGGCCGAGACCACCTGCGACGGCAAGAAGAAGATGTACGAGCTGATGGGACGGCTCAAGCCGCTGCACCTGATGCACCTGCCCCACACCCAGACCGGCCCCGCCGCCCTGGAGTACTGGATGCGCGGGCTCAGGGAGCTGGAGGCGTTCCTGACCGGCGTCTCGGGCGTGCTGGTCACGGAGGAGGCCCTGCATGAGGAGATCGTGCAGCAGAACGCCATCCGCGCCGAGCTGGCCCGGGTCGCGCTGCTGGCCGCCGACGACCGTTCGCCCCTGACCGCCTCGGACCTGCTGGCCGTGCAGGAGAGCAAAAGCTTTTCCGTATACCCGGAAAAATACCTGGCCGCCCTGCGCGGGCTGCACCGCGACCTCGAAACGCACCTGGCCGAGCCCGGCCCGGTCGCCCGCAGCGGGCCGCGAATCCTGCTCACAGGCTGCCCCACGGGCAAGGGGTCGGACAAGCTCATCCGCATCGTGGAGGAGCTGGGCGCGCGGGTGGTGTGCATGGAGAACTGCTCCGGGCTCAAGGGGCTGCCCCTTGCGGTGGACGAGCAGGGCGACCCCTGGGAGGCCCTGGCCCGCCGCTACCTGCAGATTCCCTGCTCGTGCATGACCCCCAACCCGAACCGGCTCGACGACCTGCGCGCCATGGCCGGGACCTACCGGGTGGACGCCGTGGTCGACCTGACCTGGCTGGGCTGCCACACCTACAATGCGGAATCGACCCTGGTGCAACGGTTCGTCGAGTGCAAGCTCGGCCTGCCCTTCCTGCACGTGGGGACCGACTATTCCCCGTCCGACACCGAACAGCTGCGCACCCGCGTCGAGGCGTTCCTGGAACTTTTTTAA
- a CDS encoding ABC transporter permease translates to MKIRPLSLAVPLMAPALLCLIWLVLADRIDNQVILPSISQVADILIHPFRDLIGMGSLTANVLVSLVRVVLGYTTAALVAIPLGVVMGYYAPVYGFFNGFLNLFRPIPPLAWVPLVMAWFGIASLATLSGVEVGQAYIYLDNIKFAMLFIIFVGAFYPILTSTIQGVRGVNPTLIDSARVLGASEGQIFRKVLLPAAMPSIITGMRIGLGIAWMCLVSAEMLPGSLSGIGYMITHAFTLASTDIVIAGMVSIGVVGACMDTIFRRVEHKKFSWRR, encoded by the coding sequence ATGAAGATCCGTCCCCTGTCCCTGGCCGTGCCGCTCATGGCCCCGGCCCTGCTCTGCCTGATCTGGCTGGTCCTGGCCGACCGCATCGACAACCAGGTCATCCTGCCGTCCATCTCCCAGGTGGCCGACATCCTGATACACCCCTTCCGCGACCTCATAGGCATGGGGTCGCTGACCGCCAACGTGCTGGTCAGCCTGGTGCGCGTGGTGCTCGGCTACACCACCGCCGCGCTCGTGGCCATCCCCCTCGGCGTGGTCATGGGCTACTACGCGCCGGTCTACGGCTTCTTCAACGGCTTCCTGAACCTGTTCCGGCCCATCCCGCCCCTGGCCTGGGTCCCCCTGGTCATGGCCTGGTTCGGCATCGCCAGCCTGGCCACCCTGTCCGGCGTGGAGGTCGGCCAAGCGTACATCTACCTGGACAACATCAAGTTCGCCATGCTGTTCATCATCTTCGTCGGCGCGTTCTACCCGATCCTGACCTCCACCATCCAGGGCGTGCGCGGCGTGAACCCCACGCTCATCGACTCGGCCCGCGTGCTCGGGGCCAGCGAGGGCCAGATCTTCCGCAAGGTCCTGCTCCCGGCGGCCATGCCGTCGATCATCACCGGCATGCGCATCGGGCTCGGCATCGCCTGGATGTGCCTGGTCTCGGCGGAGATGCTCCCGGGCTCGCTCTCGGGCATCGGCTACATGATCACCCACGCCTTCACCCTGGCGTCCACCGACATCGTCATCGCCGGAATGGTCTCCATCGGCGTGGTCGGGGCGTGCATGGATACGATTTTCCGGCGCGTCGAACACAAGAAATTTTCCTGGCGGAGATAA
- a CDS encoding class I SAM-dependent methyltransferase: MKDWFYNEFKQVGVDYTDKTSADHYDVQMDFRDYDEEVKRFVDRLAPADTRTMTAIDLGCGTGAFSVHAARYFRTILAVDVSREMQSIAEAKAREAGIANIEFHRGGFLGFRPAEPADVVTTKWALHHLPDYWKQAALLNVNRMLKPGGFFCLTDVIFPFDPDFEVSVQSLLDGLARDHGQEFADETALHIREEYSTFDWVITGMLERAGFKILEADTASALTTEYLCAKIETPG; the protein is encoded by the coding sequence ATGAAAGACTGGTTTTACAATGAATTCAAGCAAGTGGGCGTTGACTACACGGACAAGACCAGCGCCGACCACTATGACGTGCAGATGGATTTTCGGGACTACGACGAGGAGGTCAAACGCTTCGTCGACCGCCTCGCCCCGGCCGACACCAGGACCATGACCGCCATCGACCTCGGCTGCGGCACCGGGGCGTTTTCCGTGCACGCGGCCCGCTACTTCCGCACTATCCTGGCCGTGGACGTCTCCCGCGAGATGCAGTCCATCGCCGAGGCCAAGGCAAGGGAGGCGGGCATCGCCAACATCGAGTTCCATCGCGGCGGCTTCCTCGGCTTCCGGCCCGCTGAACCGGCGGACGTGGTGACCACCAAATGGGCGCTCCACCACCTGCCCGACTACTGGAAGCAGGCCGCCCTGCTCAACGTCAACCGGATGCTCAAGCCCGGCGGCTTCTTCTGCCTGACCGACGTCATCTTCCCCTTTGACCCCGACTTCGAGGTCAGCGTCCAGTCCCTGCTCGACGGGCTGGCACGCGACCACGGCCAGGAGTTCGCCGACGAGACCGCCCTGCATATCCGCGAGGAATACAGCACCTTCGACTGGGTCATCACCGGCATGCTCGAACGCGCCGGATTCAAGATTCTCGAGGCCGACACGGCCAGCGCCCTGACCACCGAATACCTCTGCGCGAAGATCGAGACCCCGGGCTAG
- the sppA gene encoding signal peptide peptidase SppA translates to MRLEGTKTRFSQRHPLLFGVLMIILAVALFSGVAAFFRSMGWTPGAIALSGDKIGIVHIEGMIFDSAKVVSFIKTLEDDDSVKGVLLRVDSPGGAIAPSQEIYAAVKKLDEVKPVVASYGTVAASGGYYASCPARLIFANPGSLTASIGVVAEFVTVAEALEKFGIKPEVLATGKYKGAGTPLRDLTDAQREQLLDLMHDLHDQFVDHVAEARGMERTRVAAVADGRAVTGRQAVSLGLIDRIGTRSDAIDELKRLAGIEGKAPVLEGPVEERTLLQEIVGSLKIDLSSSLPQGWSFYYR, encoded by the coding sequence ATGCGTTTGGAAGGAACCAAAACCCGTTTCTCCCAGCGCCACCCCCTTCTGTTCGGGGTGTTGATGATCATACTGGCCGTGGCCCTCTTTTCGGGGGTCGCGGCCTTTTTCCGTTCCATGGGCTGGACGCCCGGGGCCATCGCCCTGTCCGGCGACAAGATCGGCATCGTCCACATCGAGGGCATGATCTTCGACTCGGCCAAGGTCGTCTCGTTCATCAAGACCCTTGAGGACGACGACTCGGTCAAGGGCGTGCTGCTGCGCGTGGACTCCCCCGGCGGGGCCATCGCCCCCTCCCAGGAAATCTACGCCGCCGTCAAGAAGCTCGACGAGGTCAAGCCCGTGGTCGCCTCCTACGGCACCGTGGCCGCCAGCGGCGGCTACTACGCCTCCTGCCCGGCGCGGCTCATCTTCGCCAACCCGGGCTCGCTCACCGCGTCCATCGGCGTGGTCGCCGAATTCGTCACCGTGGCCGAGGCGCTGGAAAAATTCGGCATCAAGCCCGAAGTCCTGGCCACCGGCAAATACAAGGGCGCGGGAACCCCGCTGCGCGACCTGACCGACGCCCAGCGCGAACAGCTCCTGGACCTGATGCACGACCTCCACGACCAGTTCGTGGACCACGTGGCCGAAGCGCGCGGCATGGAACGCACCCGCGTGGCCGCCGTGGCCGACGGACGGGCCGTCACCGGACGCCAGGCCGTGTCCCTCGGGCTCATCGACCGCATCGGCACCCGCTCGGACGCCATCGACGAACTCAAGCGGCTGGCCGGAATCGAGGGCAAGGCCCCGGTCCTCGAAGGCCCCGTCGAGGAACGAACCCTGCTCCAGGAAATCGTCGGCTCCCTCAAGATCGACCTCTCCTCCAGCCTGCCCCAGGGCTGGTCCTTCTATTACAGATAG
- a CDS encoding ABC transporter ATP-binding protein has protein sequence MHMNGNDTRTEERIIDIRNLCKQYQTKRGDPVLAVDDVTLPIAENSFTCIVGPSGCGKSTILRVAAGLEPATAGTIHYRAEAVTRPCGKIGLVFQEYSLFPWLTVLQNVAAGPAFAGTPKAKREQHAETYLRMVDMLDFAHAYPHELSGGMRQRVAIARALCNDPDVLLMDEPFGALDAHTRILLQRELLKVWELTRKTIVLVTHSVDEAVYLADRIVIMTSRPGRIRSVLDVDMERPRSRALPEFGRLTDHILKELEGA, from the coding sequence ATGCACATGAACGGCAACGACACCCGTACCGAAGAGCGGATCATCGACATCCGCAATCTCTGCAAGCAATACCAGACCAAGCGGGGCGATCCCGTCCTGGCCGTGGACGACGTCACCCTGCCCATCGCCGAAAACTCCTTCACCTGCATCGTCGGCCCCTCGGGCTGCGGCAAGTCCACCATCCTGCGCGTGGCCGCCGGGCTGGAACCGGCCACCGCCGGGACCATCCACTACCGCGCCGAGGCCGTGACCCGGCCCTGCGGCAAGATCGGCCTGGTCTTCCAGGAATACTCGCTCTTTCCCTGGCTCACGGTGCTCCAAAACGTGGCCGCAGGCCCCGCCTTCGCCGGAACGCCCAAGGCCAAACGCGAACAACACGCCGAAACCTACCTGCGCATGGTCGACATGCTCGACTTCGCCCACGCCTACCCCCACGAACTGTCCGGCGGCATGCGCCAACGGGTCGCCATCGCCCGCGCCCTGTGCAACGACCCGGACGTCCTGCTCATGGACGAACCCTTCGGCGCCCTGGACGCGCACACGCGCATCCTGCTCCAGCGCGAACTGCTCAAGGTCTGGGAACTCACCCGCAAGACCATCGTCCTCGTCACCCACAGCGTGGACGAAGCCGTGTACCTGGCCGACCGCATCGTCATCATGACCAGCCGCCCCGGACGCATCCGCTCCGTACTCGACGTCGACATGGAACGCCCCAGAAGCCGCGCCCTGCCGGAATTCGGCCGACTCACCGACCACATCCTCAAAGAGCTCGAAGGAGCCTGA